One window from the genome of Oryctolagus cuniculus chromosome 1, mOryCun1.1, whole genome shotgun sequence encodes:
- the SCT gene encoding secretin, which translates to MAPRPLLLLLLLLLPLAGPAAPAPAPAPAPAPALGQLPRLRGAPTPGRARRPPPRAPRHSDGTLTSELSRLRDRARLQRLLQGLLGKRSQQDSKPGPASWSRPCPKWSHCPPAGLEAPRATPGPRLVNPAASWARGWGLGFGAGQHRD; encoded by the exons ATGGCCCcccggcccctgctgctgctgctgctgctcctgctgccgctCGCGGGCCccgccgcgcccgcgcccgcgcccgcgcccgcgcccgcgcccgcgctgggccagctccccaggctgcgCGGCGCCCCTACCCCCGGCCGCGCGCGCcgtcccccgccccgggccccgcgCCACTCGGACGGGACCCTGACTAGCGAGCTCAGCCGCTTGCGGGACCGCGCGCGCCTACAGCGCCTGCTGCAGGGCCTCCTGGGCAAGCGCAG ccAGCAGGACTCCAAGCCCGGCCCAGCCTCCTGGTCCAGGCCCTGCCCGAAGTGGTCCCACTGCCCACCTGCAGGCCTG GAGGCTCCTCGGGCCACCCCTGGGCCCCGCCTGGTcaaccctgctgcctcctgggcccggggctggggtctTGGTTTTGGAGCTGGCCAGCACCGAGACTGA
- the DRD4 gene encoding D(4) dopamine receptor isoform X2, translated as MGNRSAADAGGLAAGRAPGAAAGLGAGGAAALAGGVLLIGAVLAGNSLVCASVAAERALQTPTNYFIVSLAAADLLLALLVLPLFVYSEVQGGVWLLSPRLCDALMAMDVMLCTASIFNLCAISVDRFVAVAVPLHYNRQGGGRRPLLLIGATWLLSAAVAAPVLCGLNDVSGRDPAVCRLEDSDYVVYSSVCSFFLPCPLMLLLYWATFRGLRRWEEARRAKLQGREPRRPSGPGPPAPGLPERPACASPDCASPDAAPAAAPEPPPPLPPPPPPEPQARKRRRAKIPGRERKAMRVLPVVVGPRRGCPTSTPASC; from the exons ATGGGGAACCGCAGCGCCGCGGACGCGGGCGGGCTGGCGGCCGGGCGCGCGCCGGGGGCGGCTGCGGGGCTAGGGGCCGGGGGCGCGGCGGCGCTGGCGGGCGGCGTGCTGCTCATCGGCGCGGTGCTGGCGGGGAACTCGCTGGTGTGCGCGAGCGTGGCGGCCGAGCGCGCCCTGCAGACGCCCACCAACTACTTCATCGTGAGCCTGGCGGCCGCCGACCTGCTGCTCGCCCTGCTGGTGCTGCCGCTCTTCGTCTACTCCGAG GTGCAGGGCGGCGTGTGGCTGCTGAGCCCCCGCCTGTGCGACGCGCTTATGGCCATGGACGTCATGCTGTGCACCGCCTCCATCTTCAACCTGTGCGCCATCAGCGTGGACAG GTTCGTGGCCGTGGCGGTGCCGCTGCACTACAACCGCCAGGGCGGGGGCCGACGCCCGCTGCTGCTCATCGGCGCCACGTGGCTGCTGTCGGCCGCGGTGGCCGCGCCGGTGCTGTGCGGCCTGAACGATGTGAGCGGCCGCGACCCCGCCGTGTGCCGCCTGGAGGACAGCGACTACGTGGTCTACTCGTCCGTGTGCTCCTTCTTCCTGCCCTGCCCGCTCATGCTGCTGCTGTACTGGGCCACGTTCCGCGGCCTGCGGCGCTGGGAGGAGGCCCGGCGCGCCAAGCTGCAGGGCCGCGAGCCCCGCAGGCCCAGCGGCCCTGGCCCGCCCGCGCCCGGCCTCCCCGAGCGCCCGGCCTGCGCGTCCCCGGACTGCGCGTCCCCGGatgccgcccccgccgccgcccccgagCCGCCGcccccgctgccgccgccgccgccgcccgagcCGCAGGCGCGCAAGAGGAGGCGCGCCAAGATCCCGGGCCGCGAGCGCAAGGCCATGCGGGTCCTGCCGGTGGTCGTCG GTCCGCGTcgcggctgccccacttccactccagcttcctgctga
- the DRD4 gene encoding D(4) dopamine receptor isoform X1, whose translation MGNRSAADAGGLAAGRAPGAAAGLGAGGAAALAGGVLLIGAVLAGNSLVCASVAAERALQTPTNYFIVSLAAADLLLALLVLPLFVYSEVQGGVWLLSPRLCDALMAMDVMLCTASIFNLCAISVDRFVAVAVPLHYNRQGGGRRPLLLIGATWLLSAAVAAPVLCGLNDVSGRDPAVCRLEDSDYVVYSSVCSFFLPCPLMLLLYWATFRGLRRWEEARRAKLQGREPRRPSGPGPPAPGLPERPACASPDCASPDAAPAAAPEPPPPLPPPPPPEPQARKRRRAKIPGRERKAMRVLPVVVGAFLVCWTPFFVVHITRALCPACAVPPRLVSAVTWLGYVNSALNPLIYTVFNAEFRRVFRRALRQCR comes from the exons ATGGGGAACCGCAGCGCCGCGGACGCGGGCGGGCTGGCGGCCGGGCGCGCGCCGGGGGCGGCTGCGGGGCTAGGGGCCGGGGGCGCGGCGGCGCTGGCGGGCGGCGTGCTGCTCATCGGCGCGGTGCTGGCGGGGAACTCGCTGGTGTGCGCGAGCGTGGCGGCCGAGCGCGCCCTGCAGACGCCCACCAACTACTTCATCGTGAGCCTGGCGGCCGCCGACCTGCTGCTCGCCCTGCTGGTGCTGCCGCTCTTCGTCTACTCCGAG GTGCAGGGCGGCGTGTGGCTGCTGAGCCCCCGCCTGTGCGACGCGCTTATGGCCATGGACGTCATGCTGTGCACCGCCTCCATCTTCAACCTGTGCGCCATCAGCGTGGACAG GTTCGTGGCCGTGGCGGTGCCGCTGCACTACAACCGCCAGGGCGGGGGCCGACGCCCGCTGCTGCTCATCGGCGCCACGTGGCTGCTGTCGGCCGCGGTGGCCGCGCCGGTGCTGTGCGGCCTGAACGATGTGAGCGGCCGCGACCCCGCCGTGTGCCGCCTGGAGGACAGCGACTACGTGGTCTACTCGTCCGTGTGCTCCTTCTTCCTGCCCTGCCCGCTCATGCTGCTGCTGTACTGGGCCACGTTCCGCGGCCTGCGGCGCTGGGAGGAGGCCCGGCGCGCCAAGCTGCAGGGCCGCGAGCCCCGCAGGCCCAGCGGCCCTGGCCCGCCCGCGCCCGGCCTCCCCGAGCGCCCGGCCTGCGCGTCCCCGGACTGCGCGTCCCCGGatgccgcccccgccgccgcccccgagCCGCCGcccccgctgccgccgccgccgccgcccgagcCGCAGGCGCGCAAGAGGAGGCGCGCCAAGATCCCGGGCCGCGAGCGCAAGGCCATGCGGGTCCTGCCGGTGGTCGTCG GGGCCTTCCTCGTGTGCTGGACGCCCTTCTTCGTGGTGCACATCACGCGCGCGCTGTGTCCGGCCTGCGCCGTGCCCCCGCGGCTGGTCAGCGCCGTCACCTGGCTGGGCTACGTCAACAGCGCGCTCAACCCGCTCATCTACACCGTCTTCAACGCCGAGTTCCGCCGCGTCTTCCGCAGGGCCCTGCGCCAGTGCCGCTGA
- the LOC138846792 gene encoding uncharacterized protein — protein MGGCSGGAWVSFGLKQGEGEKWGSRDSNPCRGGIWEPFYGQGGFLLPGGLGCCRGWTVLGGCSGSASRSSVCALPSSPLPSSPLSSPPPCPHSSLSSLLPSSPLSSPPPHPHPCPHPSRPHPCPHRLPVLTPPCPHPSPSSPLSSPLPSSPLSSPPPRPHSSLSSPLPVLTPPRPHPCPHPSRPHPCPHPLPHPHPSPSSPRPHPSRPHPFPVLTPPRPHPCPHPSLSSPPPRPQPSPSSPPPRPHPSPSSPPPRPHPCPHRLPVLTPPCPHPSRPHPCPHPLPVLTTSPSSPLSSPPPHLHPCPHRLPVLTPPCPHPSPSSTLPVLTASPSSPPPRPHPCPHPLPVLTPPRPHPCPHPLPVLTPPRPHPCPHPLPVLTPPRPHPCPHPLPVLTASPSSPLPSPLPVLTTSRTQLCGLPVLRVG, from the exons ATGGGTGGCTGCAGCGGCGGGGCCTGGGTCTCCTTTGGGCTGAAGCAGGGAGAGGgtgagaagtggggcagccgggattcgaacccgTGCCgc GGAGGCATCTGGGAGCCATTTTATGGGCAGGGAGGGTTCCTGCTTCCCGGTGGTCTTGGCTGCTGCAGAGGCTGGACGGTGCTGGGGGGGTGCAGCGGCAGCGCCTCCCGCAGCTCTGTGTGCGCTCTCCCGTCCTCACCCCTCCCGTCCTCACCCCTGTCCTCACCGCCTCCCTGTCCTCACTCCTCCCTGTCCTCACTCCTCCCGTCCTCACCCCtgtcctcaccccctccccatcctcaCCCCTGTCCTCACCCCTCCCGTCCTCACCCCTGTCCTCACCGCCTCCCTGTCCTCACTCCTCCCTGTCCTCACCCCTCCCCGTCCTCACCCCTGTCCTCACCCCTCCCGTCCTCACCCCTGTCCTCACCGCCTCCCCGTCCTCACTCCTCCCTGTCCTCACCCCTCCCCGTCCTCACCCCTCCCCGTCCTCACCCCTGTCCTCACCCCTCCCGTCCTCATCCCTGTCCTCACCCCCTTCCCCATCCTCACCCCTCCCCGTCCTCACCCCGTCCTCACCCCTCCCGTCCTCACCCCTTCCCCGTCCTCACCCCTCCCCGTCCTCACCCCTGTCCTCACCCCTCCCTGTCCTCACCGCCTCCCCGTCCTCAACCCTCCCCGTCCTCACCGCCTCCCCGTCCTCACCCCTCCCCGTCCTCACCACCTCCCCGTCCTCACCCCTGTCCTCACCGCCTCCCCGTCCTCACTCCTCCCTGTCCTCACCCCTCCCGTCCTCACCCCTGTCCTCACCCCCTCCCCGTCCTCACCACCTCCCCGTCTTCACCCCtgtcctcaccccctccccatctTCACCCCTGTCCTCACCGCCTCCCCGTCCTCACTCCTCCCTGTCCTCACCCCTCCCCGTCCTCAACCCTCCCCGTCCTCACCGCCTCCCCATCCTCACCACCTCCCCGTCCTCACCCCTGTCCTCACCCCCTCCCTGTCCTCACCCCTCCCCGTCCTCACCCCTGTCCTCACCCCCTCCCCGTCCTCACCCCTCCCCGTCCTCACCCCTGTCCTCACCCCCTCCCCGTCCTCACCCCTCCCCGTCCTCACCCCTGTCCTCACCCCCTCCCCGTCCTCACCGCCTCCCcgtcctcacccctgccctcacccctccctgtCCTCACCACCTCCCGCACGCAGCTGTGTGGGCTCCCTGTCCTCAGAGTGGGCTGA